From the Opitutia bacterium genome, one window contains:
- a CDS encoding peptide ABC transporter substrate-binding protein, which translates to MRSRTTNKRVEVNALHLTRLSVLCLLSSVLCFGTACSKRETPVQIGNRTGTLHMSIGAEPSDLDPHVVTGIGEAKVLHSLFEPLVSFDPKTLKPVPALAERWDISTDGLTYTFHLRANAKWSNGEPLTAQDCVESWKRILTPTLAADYAYMLYMVRGAEEFNKGKADFSAVGLAAPDARTLVVHLTAPAPYFLQVLLNSPWRPVNVRAIAAAGNAYQRGTAWTTPQRIVTSGPFHLKEWTSHQRLVVEKSATYWDREHVKLNSIVFYPIDSVDAEERAFRAGQLHLTYNLSLSKLASYRQSMPESLRIDPYLSTYFFRANTRKPPLDNALVRRALSLAIDRALIVEKVLRGGQRPAPSLVPREMPDYPVPALPPRDLDTAKKLLAEAGYPGGQGFPPLEITYNNSEVLRLVVEAIQEMWRRDLGIEVQLVNQEYKVAFANRRTGNYQLLFGDWVGDYLDATTFLDLWRSDAGNNHTGWASPDYDALMNRAMTEKDATARGQLLQQAELVMLEGSPCIPVYFNTHVYLCSPSVKDWLPNPMDHMDYRHVSLAP; encoded by the coding sequence CTCTCGCACGACCAACAAGCGCGTTGAGGTCAACGCGCTCCACCTCACGCGCCTTTCAGTCCTCTGTCTTCTGTCCTCCGTCCTCTGTTTCGGCACCGCCTGCTCAAAGCGCGAGACGCCCGTCCAAATCGGCAACCGCACCGGCACGCTGCACATGAGCATCGGCGCCGAGCCGAGCGACCTCGATCCGCACGTCGTTACCGGCATCGGCGAAGCCAAGGTCCTCCATTCGCTGTTCGAGCCGCTCGTCAGCTTCGACCCGAAGACCCTCAAGCCCGTCCCCGCCCTCGCCGAGCGGTGGGACATTTCCACCGACGGCCTCACCTACACGTTTCACCTGCGCGCCAACGCCAAGTGGTCCAACGGCGAACCCCTCACCGCGCAGGACTGCGTCGAATCCTGGAAACGCATCCTCACGCCGACGCTCGCCGCCGACTACGCCTACATGCTCTACATGGTCCGCGGCGCCGAGGAGTTCAACAAAGGCAAAGCCGACTTCTCCGCCGTCGGTCTCGCTGCACCCGACGCCCGCACGCTCGTCGTCCATCTCACTGCGCCCGCACCGTATTTTCTCCAAGTCCTCCTCAACTCCCCGTGGCGCCCCGTCAACGTCCGCGCCATCGCCGCCGCCGGCAACGCCTACCAGCGCGGCACCGCGTGGACCACGCCGCAACGCATCGTCACCAGCGGCCCGTTCCATCTCAAGGAGTGGACGTCGCACCAGCGCCTCGTCGTCGAGAAATCCGCGACCTACTGGGACCGCGAGCACGTGAAGCTCAACTCCATCGTCTTCTACCCGATCGACAGCGTCGACGCCGAGGAGCGCGCCTTCCGCGCCGGCCAGCTCCACCTCACCTACAATCTCTCGCTCTCGAAACTCGCCAGCTACCGCCAGTCGATGCCCGAGTCGCTGCGCATCGACCCGTATCTCAGCACGTATTTCTTCCGCGCCAACACCCGCAAGCCCCCGCTCGACAACGCGCTCGTCCGCCGCGCGCTCTCGCTCGCCATCGACCGCGCGCTCATCGTCGAAAAAGTCCTCCGCGGCGGCCAGCGCCCCGCTCCCTCGCTCGTGCCGCGCGAGATGCCCGACTACCCCGTGCCCGCGCTGCCACCCCGCGACCTCGACACCGCGAAAAAACTCCTCGCCGAGGCCGGCTATCCCGGCGGCCAGGGCTTCCCGCCGCTCGAGATCACCTACAACAATTCCGAAGTGCTCCGCCTCGTCGTCGAAGCCATCCAGGAAATGTGGCGCCGCGATCTCGGCATCGAGGTCCAGCTCGTGAACCAGGAATACAAGGTCGCCTTCGCCAACCGGCGCACCGGCAACTACCAGCTGCTCTTCGGCGATTGGGTTGGCGACTACCTCGACGCCACCACCTTCCTCGACCTCTGGCGCAGTGACGCCGGCAACAACCACACCGGCTGGGCCAGCCCCGACTACGACGCCCTGATGAACCGCGCGATGACCGAGAAGGACGCCACCGCTCGCGGCCAGCTCCTCCAACAAGCCGAACTCGTCATGCTCGAAGGCTCGCCCTGCATCCCGGTCTACTTCAACACGCACGTCTATCTCTGTTCCCCGTCCGTGAAGGACTGGTTGCCAAATCCGATGGATCACATGGATTACCGGCATGTGTCGCTCGCGCCGTGA
- a CDS encoding ABC transporter permease subunit, with the protein MLRFVLRRLLQTIPVIFFIITATFFMVRFVPGGPFTAEKAIPPEILKNLEAHYGLDQPLWRQYLTYLGKLAQGDLGPSFKYTNRTVNEIIADKLPVSLELGAWALLIALTLGLPLGVIAAVKRNTFLDYLCSGVGMIGICVPTFVLGPILALSLGIYLHWFNVSGWYGPTDRILPGVTLGFVYAAYIMRLTRGGMLEVLHQDFIRTARAKGATEARIIFKHALRGGLLPVVSFLGPAIAGILTGSFVIETIFQIPGLGREFVNSAFNRDYTLVLGTVILYGGLLVVMNLLVDIAQVWLNPKLKFE; encoded by the coding sequence ATGCTCCGCTTCGTCCTCCGCCGCCTGCTGCAGACGATTCCCGTGATCTTCTTCATCATCACGGCGACGTTCTTCATGGTGCGCTTCGTGCCGGGTGGGCCGTTCACCGCGGAGAAGGCGATCCCGCCGGAGATTCTGAAAAATCTCGAAGCGCACTACGGCCTCGATCAGCCGCTCTGGCGCCAATACCTCACCTACCTCGGCAAGCTCGCGCAGGGCGACCTCGGCCCTTCGTTCAAATACACCAACCGCACGGTCAACGAAATCATCGCCGACAAGCTCCCCGTCTCGCTCGAACTCGGCGCGTGGGCGCTCCTCATCGCGCTCACGCTCGGCCTCCCGCTTGGCGTCATCGCCGCGGTGAAGCGGAACACCTTTCTGGACTACCTGTGCAGCGGCGTGGGTATGATCGGGATTTGCGTGCCGACTTTTGTGCTGGGCCCGATCCTCGCGCTCTCGCTCGGCATCTACCTCCACTGGTTCAACGTCTCCGGTTGGTATGGGCCGACTGACCGGATTCTGCCGGGCGTGACGCTCGGCTTCGTCTACGCGGCCTACATCATGCGTCTCACGCGCGGCGGCATGCTTGAGGTGCTGCACCAGGATTTCATCCGCACCGCCCGCGCCAAGGGTGCCACTGAGGCGCGCATCATCTTCAAGCACGCGCTCCGCGGCGGCCTGTTGCCAGTCGTGTCGTTTCTCGGGCCCGCCATCGCCGGCATCCTCACCGGCTCGTTCGTCATCGAGACGATTTTCCAAATCCCCGGCCTCGGCCGCGAGTTCGTGAACAGCGCCTTCAATCGCGACTACACCTTGGTCCTCGGCACCGTCATCCTTTACGGCGGCCTGCTCGTCGTGATGAACCTGCTCGTCGACATCGCGCAGGTCTGGCTCAACCCGAAGCTGAAATTCGAATGA
- a CDS encoding ABC transporter permease, whose translation MALPLTSSAQPAAAPEEAGHSLGADAWHRLKKNKLAVFGGVTLLVLSTLCLLAPLFFNLSYQDQNLDLGATPPSGAHWLGTDTLGRDLLVRMLYGGRISLGVGLSATFVALTIGVLYGAAAGYHGGKVDAVLMRIVDILYALPFTIFVILLMVIFGRNIILLFVAIGAVEWLTMARIVRGQVMALKKMEFIEAARSLGYSNRRIVLRHLIPNILGPIIVYTTLTIPAVMLLEAFLSFLGLGVQPPMSSWGTLIKDGAEKMEEYWWLLVFPGGVFSLTLFSLNFLGDGLRDALDVRAAKD comes from the coding sequence GTGGCGCTTCCCCTCACCTCCTCCGCTCAGCCCGCCGCCGCTCCCGAGGAAGCCGGCCACTCGTTGGGCGCGGACGCCTGGCACCGGCTCAAAAAGAACAAGCTCGCGGTCTTCGGCGGCGTGACGCTGCTCGTCCTGAGCACGCTCTGCCTGCTCGCGCCTCTCTTCTTCAATCTGTCTTACCAAGACCAGAACCTCGACCTCGGCGCCACGCCACCGTCCGGCGCACACTGGCTCGGCACCGACACGCTCGGCCGCGATCTGCTCGTGCGCATGCTCTACGGCGGCCGCATCTCGCTCGGCGTGGGCCTGAGCGCGACGTTCGTGGCGCTCACCATCGGCGTGCTCTACGGCGCAGCCGCCGGCTATCACGGCGGCAAGGTCGACGCGGTGCTCATGCGCATCGTCGACATCCTCTACGCCCTGCCGTTCACGATTTTCGTGATCCTGCTCATGGTAATCTTCGGCCGGAACATCATCCTGCTCTTCGTCGCGATCGGTGCCGTCGAGTGGTTGACGATGGCACGCATCGTCCGCGGTCAGGTCATGGCGTTGAAGAAAATGGAATTCATCGAAGCCGCCCGCTCGCTCGGCTACAGCAATCGCCGCATCGTCCTCCGCCACCTGATCCCGAACATCCTCGGCCCGATCATCGTCTACACGACGCTCACCATTCCCGCCGTGATGTTGCTCGAAGCCTTCCTCAGCTTCCTCGGCCTCGGCGTCCAGCCGCCCATGAGTTCGTGGGGCACGCTGATCAAGGACGGCGCGGAGAAAATGGAGGAATACTGGTGGCTCCTCGTGTTCCCTGGCGGCGTGTTTTCGCTCACGCTTTTCTCGCTCAACTTCCTCGGCGACGGCCTGCGCGACGCGCTGGACGTCCGCGCGGCGAAGGACTAA
- a CDS encoding M28 family peptidase, giving the protein MSPHRPAACILGALLATASAFAELPPLPHAASAARILERTKVLASDEFEGRAPGTPGEDKTVAYLVGEFQKMGLQPGNPEGGFLQNAPLVGITSAPTLSFNRDGVTLTMENINDFVGPSSRIEPRVEAKDTDVVFVGYGIVAPEFGWDDYKGVDVRGKTVVMLINDPPVLDPKTGGLDPKVFGGKAMTYYGRWTYKYEIAAAKGATACLIVHETGPAAYPFAVVTGSRARENFEISALDKNAGHVAMEGWLTLDAARRLFASCGKDYDAAKKAAATRDFTPMPLGTKASFVVENQLRNVASRNVVAMIPGADPKLKDEFVIYTAHWDHLGREPKLVGDQIFNGAADNAAGCAVLLEIAEIMSKLPADQRPKRSILFLSVTAEEKGLLGSRYYAENPLYPLNKTVANINIDGANPFNPTSDMTTIGFGASTIDDIGIAVAKEMGRTMGPEAHPEFGSYYRSDHFEFAKVGVPSYYPKNGRKYIGQDEDFAEKQVKDYVANRYHKVTDEVQPDWTFEGAAQDTAFLVEVGLRIANGDTWPQWRAGNEFKPKRDAMMREKARD; this is encoded by the coding sequence ATGTCACCTCACCGCCCCGCCGCCTGTATCCTCGGCGCGCTGCTCGCCACCGCGAGCGCGTTCGCCGAACTTCCTCCGCTTCCCCACGCCGCCTCCGCCGCGCGCATCCTCGAGCGCACGAAGGTTCTCGCCTCCGATGAATTCGAAGGCCGCGCGCCCGGCACGCCCGGTGAGGACAAGACCGTCGCCTACCTCGTTGGCGAGTTTCAGAAAATGGGCCTCCAGCCCGGCAACCCCGAGGGCGGCTTCCTGCAAAACGCGCCGCTCGTCGGCATCACCTCCGCCCCCACGCTTTCGTTCAACCGCGACGGCGTCACGCTCACGATGGAAAACATCAACGACTTCGTCGGCCCGTCGTCGCGCATCGAGCCGCGCGTCGAAGCGAAGGACACCGACGTGGTCTTCGTCGGCTACGGCATTGTCGCGCCGGAGTTCGGCTGGGATGACTACAAGGGCGTCGACGTGCGCGGCAAAACCGTCGTCATGCTCATCAATGACCCGCCCGTCCTCGACCCGAAGACCGGCGGGCTCGACCCGAAGGTTTTCGGCGGCAAAGCCATGACCTACTACGGCCGCTGGACCTACAAATACGAGATCGCCGCCGCCAAAGGCGCGACCGCGTGCCTCATCGTCCACGAGACTGGGCCGGCCGCGTATCCCTTCGCCGTCGTCACCGGCAGCCGCGCGCGTGAGAACTTCGAGATCAGCGCGCTCGACAAGAACGCCGGCCACGTCGCGATGGAAGGCTGGCTCACGCTCGACGCGGCGCGCCGGCTCTTCGCCTCGTGCGGCAAGGACTACGACGCCGCGAAGAAAGCCGCCGCGACCCGCGACTTCACGCCAATGCCGCTCGGCACCAAGGCGTCGTTCGTCGTCGAGAACCAGCTCCGCAACGTCGCTTCGCGCAACGTCGTCGCGATGATCCCCGGGGCCGATCCGAAGCTGAAGGACGAGTTCGTCATCTACACCGCGCACTGGGATCACCTCGGCCGCGAACCGAAGCTCGTCGGCGACCAGATCTTCAACGGCGCCGCGGACAACGCCGCCGGTTGCGCCGTGCTGCTCGAGATCGCCGAGATCATGTCGAAGCTCCCGGCCGACCAGCGCCCGAAGCGCAGCATCCTTTTCCTCTCCGTCACCGCCGAGGAAAAAGGCCTGCTCGGCTCCCGCTACTACGCCGAGAATCCGCTCTACCCGCTCAACAAAACCGTCGCGAACATCAACATCGACGGCGCGAATCCCTTCAACCCGACGAGCGACATGACCACGATCGGCTTCGGCGCCTCGACCATCGACGACATCGGCATCGCCGTCGCCAAGGAGATGGGTCGCACCATGGGCCCCGAGGCGCACCCGGAATTCGGCTCCTACTACCGCAGCGACCACTTCGAATTCGCGAAGGTCGGCGTGCCTTCCTACTACCCGAAGAACGGCCGCAAGTATATCGGCCAGGACGAGGACTTCGCCGAGAAGCAGGTGAAGGACTACGTCGCCAACCGCTACCACAAGGTCACCGACGAAGTGCAGCCTGACTGGACCTTCGAGGGCGCGGCGCAGGACACCGCGTTCCTCGTCGAAGTCGGCCTCCGCATCGCCAACGGCGACACCTGGCCGCAATGGCGCGCCGGCAACGAGTTCAAGCCCAAGCGCGACGCGATGATGCGGGAAAAGGCTCGCGACTAG
- a CDS encoding transposase, protein MPRDSTRRLHHKTPTWVKTGAIFHLRIRASRENRHPLTDPAIARGLLASVNFYHQRASWFCHLMVLMPDHLHALISFPPDSEMRFTVGRWKAWQTRTLKVAWQDNYFDHRIRNDAEFELKAAYIRNNPVARALCARPDDWPWVIDAAALEAPSATPAPN, encoded by the coding sequence ATGCCCCGCGACTCAACCCGGCGCCTACACCACAAGACTCCCACCTGGGTGAAAACAGGCGCGATATTTCACCTCCGAATTCGCGCGAGCCGAGAGAACCGGCATCCGTTGACGGATCCGGCCATCGCGCGCGGTCTGTTGGCCTCCGTGAATTTCTACCACCAGCGGGCATCTTGGTTTTGCCACCTGATGGTGCTCATGCCCGACCATCTGCACGCGCTCATCAGCTTTCCGCCTGATTCGGAAATGCGATTCACTGTTGGTCGTTGGAAGGCGTGGCAAACGCGGACACTGAAGGTCGCCTGGCAAGACAACTACTTCGATCACCGGATCCGCAACGACGCCGAGTTCGAACTGAAAGCCGCTTACATTCGCAACAATCCCGTCGCGCGAGCCCTCTGTGCCCGCCCAGACGATTGGCCGTGGGTCATTGATGCCGCCGCGCTCGAGGCGCCATCAGCGACGCCAGCGCCCAACTAA
- a CDS encoding M28 family peptidase, giving the protein MKASLSLLTLLACTSAIAEVPTPSAARILERTKVLASDEFEGRAPGTPGEDKTVAYLISEFQKLGLQPGNPDGTFVQNVVTTGLTSQSALTFSFGASAKQSLTPQVGLDFIALSRRRQPQVELKDSEVVFVGYGITAPEFGWDDFKDVDVRGKIVVMLINDPPITDAKTGQLDDTIFGGKAMTYYGRWTYKFESASARGAAAVFIVHETGPAGYPFAVIAAGSGRETFDVGSEAASQQRVAVEGWITLDTARRLFAAAGHDYAALKAAAARRDFRPVSLGARAHVAVANKVRSVTSRNVIALLPGSDPKLRDEFVVYSAHWDAYGRNPALTGDQILNGAADNAISVAMMLEIAQVTAALPAAERPRRSLLFFSPTYEEKGILGSQFYARNPLHPLARTVANLNIEPLDANLAYGPTRDLEIVGRNPSTLDDYAAAIAREQGRVLRPDSEPEKGYYYRSDHFEFAKVGVPAFFVRSGVDLLDAPAGTGEKLRLSYLVNDYHKVSDEVRPDWTCGGAAADAKFLLALGLRVANADTIPEWKPGTEFKAVRDASLRTAAKP; this is encoded by the coding sequence ATGAAAGCCTCCCTCAGCCTGCTCACACTGCTCGCCTGCACGAGCGCGATCGCTGAAGTCCCCACGCCTTCCGCCGCCCGCATCCTCGAGCGCACCAAGGTGCTCGCCTCCGACGAATTCGAAGGCCGCGCCCCCGGCACGCCGGGCGAGGACAAGACCGTCGCCTACCTCATCAGCGAGTTTCAAAAACTCGGCCTGCAACCCGGCAACCCCGATGGCACGTTCGTCCAAAACGTCGTCACCACCGGCCTCACGTCGCAATCCGCGCTCACGTTCTCCTTCGGCGCTTCCGCCAAGCAATCGCTCACGCCGCAAGTCGGCCTCGACTTCATCGCGCTCTCGCGCCGCCGCCAGCCGCAGGTCGAGCTGAAGGACAGCGAAGTCGTCTTCGTCGGCTACGGCATCACCGCGCCCGAATTCGGCTGGGACGATTTCAAGGACGTCGACGTGCGCGGCAAGATCGTCGTGATGCTCATCAACGACCCGCCGATCACCGACGCGAAAACCGGCCAGCTCGACGACACGATCTTCGGCGGCAAGGCGATGACCTACTACGGCCGCTGGACCTACAAATTCGAGAGCGCCTCCGCGCGCGGTGCCGCCGCCGTCTTCATCGTGCACGAGACCGGTCCGGCCGGTTATCCGTTCGCCGTCATCGCCGCCGGCTCGGGACGCGAGACGTTCGACGTCGGCTCCGAGGCGGCGAGCCAGCAGCGCGTCGCCGTCGAAGGCTGGATCACGCTCGACACCGCGCGCCGGCTCTTCGCCGCCGCCGGCCACGACTACGCCGCGCTGAAAGCCGCCGCCGCGCGCCGCGACTTCCGCCCGGTGTCGCTCGGCGCCCGCGCCCACGTCGCCGTCGCGAACAAGGTCCGCAGCGTCACCTCGCGCAACGTCATCGCGCTCCTGCCCGGTTCCGATCCCAAGTTGCGCGACGAATTCGTCGTCTATTCCGCGCACTGGGACGCCTATGGCCGCAACCCCGCGCTCACCGGCGACCAGATCCTCAACGGCGCCGCCGACAACGCCATCTCCGTCGCCATGATGCTCGAGATCGCGCAAGTCACCGCCGCGCTGCCCGCCGCCGAGCGCCCGCGTCGTTCGCTGTTGTTCTTCTCGCCGACTTACGAAGAAAAAGGCATCCTCGGCTCGCAATTCTACGCGCGCAACCCGCTCCACCCGCTCGCGCGCACCGTCGCCAACCTCAACATCGAGCCGCTGGACGCGAACCTCGCCTATGGCCCGACGCGCGATCTGGAGATCGTCGGCCGCAATCCGTCTACACTCGACGACTACGCCGCCGCCATCGCCCGCGAGCAAGGCCGCGTGCTGCGTCCCGACTCCGAGCCGGAGAAAGGTTACTATTACCGCAGCGATCACTTCGAGTTCGCGAAGGTCGGCGTGCCGGCTTTCTTCGTGCGCTCCGGCGTCGATCTCCTCGACGCGCCCGCCGGCACCGGCGAGAAACTGCGCCTCTCGTATCTCGTGAACGATTACCACAAGGTCTCCGACGAAGTCCGCCCCGACTGGACCTGCGGCGGCGCCGCGGCCGACGCGAAGTTCCTCCTCGCCCTCGGCCTCCGCGTCGCCAACGCCGACACCATCCCCGAATGGAAACCTGGCACCGAGTTCAAAGCCGTCCGCGATGCCTCACTCCGGACCGCGGCCAAGCCGTGA
- a CDS encoding peptide ABC transporter substrate-binding protein, producing the protein MIWTGCRRDAPASTEQLLRISQRNEPATLDPHLATLPDEFFLIRALTEGLVVPNPAGGPPLPGVAERWATSADGLTWTFHLRADAHWSNGDSVTAADFVYSFRRALTPALGAPKAPLFFVLKNAAAFYRGHISEPTQLGVTAPDARTVVLTLEQPTPHLLALAASGPWLPVHSATVEKFGGATARGAPWTEPGHYAGNGPFILAEWRKAQHLLVTRSPHYHAVDRIKLTGVRYQIYDSGDTEERAFRAGQVDLTMAVPFTKLDNYAAPTLRRQPLHETRYFALNTTRPPLDDIRVRRALALALDRDAIVRNILRGAQRPALSFIPPGLGGYTGAAQLTPDPAAARALLAEAGFPGGKGFPKLELAAWNVNPAILEAAQQMWRRELGIETSIVQREGKVHMAAVIAGDFAIALMPAIPDYDDASALFDELTTGAPGNFPRWSDARYDELARDARRETDATRRTELYRAAEQRLLDQLPVVPFYFNSQDYLVAPHVSGWRQDALWNRFYEEVTLSHESLPQPAHTARLHERDR; encoded by the coding sequence GTGATCTGGACAGGATGCCGCCGCGACGCACCCGCCTCGACCGAGCAACTGCTCCGCATCAGCCAGCGCAACGAGCCCGCAACGCTCGATCCGCACCTCGCCACGCTGCCGGACGAATTCTTCCTCATCCGCGCGCTCACCGAAGGCCTCGTCGTCCCCAATCCCGCCGGCGGCCCGCCACTCCCCGGCGTCGCCGAGCGCTGGGCAACTTCCGCCGACGGTCTCACGTGGACGTTCCATCTCCGCGCCGACGCGCACTGGTCCAACGGCGATTCCGTCACCGCCGCCGACTTCGTCTACTCCTTCCGCCGCGCGCTCACGCCCGCCCTCGGCGCGCCGAAAGCCCCGCTCTTCTTTGTGCTGAAGAACGCCGCCGCATTCTACCGCGGCCACATCTCCGAACCCACCCAGCTCGGCGTCACCGCACCCGACGCGCGCACCGTCGTCCTCACGCTCGAACAACCCACGCCGCACCTCCTCGCGCTCGCCGCCAGCGGCCCGTGGCTGCCCGTGCATTCCGCCACCGTGGAAAAATTCGGCGGCGCCACCGCGCGCGGCGCGCCGTGGACCGAGCCCGGCCACTACGCCGGCAACGGCCCGTTCATCCTCGCCGAGTGGCGCAAGGCCCAGCACCTCCTCGTCACACGCAGCCCGCACTACCACGCCGTCGACCGCATCAAACTCACCGGCGTCCGCTACCAAATCTACGACAGCGGCGACACCGAGGAGCGCGCCTTTCGCGCCGGCCAAGTCGACCTCACCATGGCGGTGCCGTTCACCAAACTGGATAACTACGCCGCGCCCACGCTCCGCCGCCAGCCGCTCCACGAGACGCGCTACTTCGCCCTCAACACCACGCGCCCGCCACTCGACGACATCCGCGTTCGCCGCGCCCTCGCCCTCGCGCTCGATCGCGACGCCATCGTCCGCAACATCCTCCGCGGCGCCCAGCGCCCCGCCCTAAGCTTCATCCCGCCGGGTCTCGGCGGCTACACTGGCGCCGCGCAACTCACTCCCGATCCCGCCGCCGCGCGCGCGCTCCTCGCCGAAGCCGGTTTCCCCGGCGGCAAAGGTTTTCCGAAACTCGAACTCGCCGCCTGGAACGTGAACCCCGCCATTCTCGAGGCCGCCCAACAAATGTGGCGCCGCGAACTCGGCATCGAGACGTCCATCGTCCAGCGCGAGGGCAAAGTCCACATGGCCGCCGTCATCGCCGGCGACTTCGCCATCGCGCTCATGCCCGCCATCCCCGACTACGACGACGCGAGCGCGCTCTTCGACGAACTCACCACCGGCGCGCCGGGCAACTTCCCGCGCTGGTCCGACGCTCGTTACGACGAACTCGCACGCGACGCTCGCCGCGAAACCGACGCCACTCGTCGCACCGAACTTTACCGCGCCGCCGAGCAGCGCTTGCTCGACCAGTTGCCCGTCGTGCCGTTCTACTTCAATTCCCAGGACTACCTCGTCGCCCCACACGTCTCCGGCTGGCGCCAAGACGCGCTCTGGAACCGCTTCTATGAAGAAGTCACCCTTTCGCATGAAAGCCTCCCTCAGCCTGCTCACACTGCTCGCCTGCACGAGCGCGATCGCTGA
- a CDS encoding MFS transporter: protein MSSPVANFVGKFTVLNGASRELWLTFGVKLLNFAAYTVTNLTLKRWLSTEFGYSDQQALGLVGVWSIVMTGSTLLVGALTDAIGLRKSFFLGIWICIVGRAVMVFAPTPWIAIGLGMFPLAIGEALGTPVLVAATRKFSTTAQRSISFSGAYMMVNAGSFIASILFDEVRQGLGENGHLTLPVLGTTLTTYRTLFLVSFGLEVLMLPLVWLMRRGVEVTDDGVKIVPPPPKVASGNMLEEFSESVAGSLRETVRIFRDLFRQSGFYRLIAFLVLIAFLKLIFMQMYYVFPEFGIRVLGDGAPVGRLWAINALIVVLLTPIVGALTQRFPAYSVVTVGGFISAASVFVMAMPPAWFQPLADSAAGQWLGHSYLGVKGGIHPYYVMVALYVIVLSIGEAFYSPRVYEYASSIAPAGQEASYGALSYIPLLLAKLFIGTFSGVLLARYCPAVGERQPETMWLFVALTATIAPVGLIALRNVIRVREAGRES from the coding sequence GTGTCATCGCCCGTAGCCAATTTCGTCGGCAAATTCACCGTGCTGAACGGCGCATCGCGCGAGTTGTGGCTGACCTTCGGCGTCAAGCTGCTGAACTTCGCGGCCTACACCGTCACCAACCTGACGCTCAAGCGCTGGCTCTCGACGGAGTTCGGTTACTCCGACCAGCAGGCGCTCGGCCTCGTGGGCGTGTGGTCGATCGTCATGACCGGAAGCACTCTGCTGGTTGGCGCGCTGACGGACGCGATTGGACTGCGGAAATCTTTCTTCCTCGGCATCTGGATCTGCATCGTCGGACGGGCGGTGATGGTGTTCGCACCGACGCCGTGGATCGCCATCGGCTTGGGCATGTTCCCCCTCGCCATCGGCGAAGCGCTGGGCACGCCGGTGTTGGTCGCCGCCACCCGCAAATTCTCCACCACGGCGCAACGTTCGATCTCGTTTTCCGGCGCCTACATGATGGTCAACGCCGGCTCGTTCATCGCTTCGATCCTGTTCGACGAGGTGCGGCAGGGGTTGGGCGAGAACGGTCATCTGACGCTGCCGGTTCTCGGCACCACGCTGACGACTTATCGCACGTTGTTCTTGGTGAGCTTCGGTCTCGAAGTGCTGATGCTGCCGCTGGTGTGGCTGATGCGGCGTGGCGTCGAAGTCACGGACGACGGAGTGAAGATCGTGCCCCCGCCGCCCAAAGTGGCATCGGGGAACATGCTGGAAGAATTTTCGGAATCCGTCGCCGGCAGCTTGAGGGAAACCGTGCGGATCTTCCGCGATCTTTTCCGCCAATCGGGCTTCTACCGGTTGATCGCGTTCCTGGTGCTGATAGCGTTCCTGAAACTGATCTTCATGCAGATGTATTACGTGTTTCCCGAGTTCGGCATCCGCGTGCTCGGCGACGGCGCGCCGGTCGGGAGACTCTGGGCGATCAACGCGCTGATCGTCGTCTTGCTCACGCCGATCGTGGGCGCGCTCACGCAGCGGTTTCCGGCCTACAGCGTGGTGACGGTCGGCGGGTTCATCTCGGCGGCATCGGTGTTCGTGATGGCCATGCCGCCCGCGTGGTTTCAGCCGCTGGCGGACAGCGCGGCCGGTCAATGGCTCGGCCACAGCTATCTGGGCGTGAAGGGCGGCATCCATCCCTACTATGTGATGGTCGCGCTCTACGTCATCGTGCTGTCGATCGGCGAGGCGTTCTACTCGCCGCGCGTGTATGAATACGCCTCTTCCATCGCGCCCGCGGGCCAGGAGGCGTCCTACGGAGCGCTGTCCTACATTCCGCTGCTGCTCGCGAAACTCTTCATCGGAACTTTCTCCGGCGTGCTGCTCGCGCGATATTGTCCGGCTGTCGGCGAGCGCCAACCGGAGACCATGTGGCTGTTCGTGGCGCTCACCGCCACCATCGCGCCGGTGGGCCTGATCGCGCTGCGCAACGTGATCCGGGTGCGCGAGGCCGGGCGGGAGAGTTGA